In one window of Candidatus Scalindua sp. DNA:
- a CDS encoding phosphocholine cytidylyltransferase family protein: protein MKVIILAAGVGKRMSSVTGQTPKCLIKIGEKTLLENYLESFHALGLQEIVIVVGHHKEKIQETIKTKGKSFNIRYIENEQYTKGSILSLWYARNELDEDTLIMDADVLFHKKLLAKLVTSKDQNCFLLDEDFEDSGEEMKLFVAGGRVIGISKQSSYDSELVGEGVGFLKLSQAGGAILKDVLEEFERNGKVNVEYEDALHELLSSCPVGFERVGDLPWIEIDFESDIEKAKNEILPRLLICP, encoded by the coding sequence ATGAAGGTCATAATATTAGCAGCAGGTGTAGGAAAGAGGATGTCGTCAGTAACAGGTCAGACTCCCAAATGTCTCATTAAGATAGGGGAAAAGACGCTTCTGGAAAATTATCTTGAATCTTTTCATGCACTGGGGTTACAGGAAATTGTCATTGTTGTTGGTCATCATAAAGAGAAGATCCAGGAAACGATAAAAACCAAAGGTAAGAGTTTTAATATACGATATATAGAAAATGAACAGTACACAAAGGGCAGCATTCTCTCTTTGTGGTATGCCAGAAATGAGTTAGATGAAGACACATTGATTATGGATGCTGATGTCTTGTTTCACAAGAAGTTACTGGCAAAGTTGGTAACCTCAAAAGATCAAAACTGTTTTTTGTTAGATGAGGATTTTGAAGATTCCGGTGAAGAGATGAAGTTATTTGTTGCAGGGGGTAGGGTAATCGGAATCTCAAAACAATCTTCTTATGATTCTGAATTAGTAGGTGAAGGGGTAGGTTTTCTGAAACTTTCTCAAGCAGGAGGTGCTATCCTTAAAGATGTGCTTGAAGAGTTTGAGAGAAATGGCAAGGTCAATGTCGAATACGAAGATGCCTTGCACGAACTCCTGTCGAGCTGTCCTGTCGGATTTGAAAGAGTGGGAGATCTCCCGTGGATAGAAATCGATTTTGAATCAGACATTGAAAAGGCAAAAAATGAAATTTTACCAAGGTTGCTAATATGTCCATAA
- a CDS encoding CDP-alcohol phosphatidyltransferase family protein — protein sequence MSITAIIIFSDSSENGTTAEWYRREIASTPLYKHCILSASKAGITKFVFLGCGLKEEIENGLRVERQIECDMVWYDREATMSLGKVIADEISKDEKFFIIKANSLFDYRVLGFLAGNTSDDTIAAVVRRDRSEIFKNSSMNSIAEDLNLQDKIHGGIVATSRNILNILDPQISVRSLESLLEMLERENLLKSVTVKEYLHEEVDSEESLLSGEKKLYQSLGSSSDSPVLDKYIIRRISRCISRLSLKTPVTPNQVTIISLVLGLLSGFFFSFGEFTYGISGGVLYFLSVIFDQCDGEIARLKYMESESGRILDIITDTVVNAAIVVGITAGIYRNNGSGFIIILGLLAMLGISLSLLLTTILKKEGVGDNSSNGFFDKLNNKDFFYIIIILCILTDQMIWFLWVMAVGTNFYWLALKAVHPMRRLIFFSVRR from the coding sequence ATGTCCATAACTGCCATAATAATCTTCTCCGATAGTTCCGAGAATGGTACCACAGCAGAATGGTACAGAAGGGAAATTGCATCTACGCCACTATACAAGCACTGTATCCTTTCTGCCAGTAAGGCAGGGATAACAAAGTTTGTTTTTCTGGGGTGCGGTTTAAAAGAAGAGATAGAAAATGGCCTCAGGGTGGAGAGGCAAATTGAGTGCGATATGGTATGGTATGACAGGGAGGCAACCATGTCTCTGGGCAAGGTGATTGCCGATGAAATTTCGAAAGATGAAAAGTTCTTTATCATTAAGGCAAATTCCCTCTTTGATTACCGAGTTCTTGGTTTCCTGGCAGGGAATACTTCTGACGACACGATTGCAGCAGTTGTCAGGCGAGACAGATCAGAAATATTTAAAAACAGTTCAATGAACAGTATTGCAGAAGACCTCAATTTACAAGATAAGATACACGGCGGGATTGTTGCAACCTCTCGAAACATTTTAAACATTCTGGATCCTCAAATTTCAGTACGCTCTCTTGAGAGTTTGCTTGAGATGCTGGAGAGGGAAAATCTTCTGAAGTCTGTAACAGTAAAAGAGTATTTACACGAGGAGGTAGACTCTGAGGAGAGCCTGCTATCGGGAGAGAAAAAGCTTTATCAATCGTTGGGGAGTTCATCAGATAGTCCCGTTCTTGATAAATATATTATACGCAGGATATCAAGGTGTATTTCTCGTTTATCCTTGAAAACGCCTGTTACCCCAAATCAGGTTACCATTATCAGTTTGGTCTTGGGCCTCTTGTCTGGATTTTTCTTCTCTTTCGGTGAATTTACCTACGGGATTTCCGGTGGCGTTCTTTATTTTCTGTCTGTAATTTTTGACCAGTGTGATGGCGAAATTGCAAGGTTAAAATATATGGAATCAGAATCGGGAAGAATCCTTGATATAATTACCGATACGGTAGTGAATGCTGCAATTGTTGTGGGAATTACCGCTGGAATTTACAGGAATAATGGTTCTGGTTTTATCATTATCTTGGGACTCCTGGCGATGCTTGGTATCTCGCTCTCTCTTCTTTTGACAACAATTTTAAAAAAGGAGGGGGTGGGGGATAATAGTTCCAATGGCTTTTTTGATAAACTGAACAATAAAGATTTCTTTTACATAATCATCATACTCTGTATTTTGACTGATCAAATGATATGGTTTCTCTGGGTAATGGCTGTCGGTACAAATTTCTATTGGTTAGCACTCAAGGCAGTACACCCCATGAGACGTCTGATATTCTTTTCTGTCCGGAGATGA
- a CDS encoding HAD-IIB family hydrolase: protein MEDKIIIFTDLDGTLIDHHTYSHHDAEEALAEVKKQKASLVLCSSKTKEEIEVYRKRLSNSEPFVVENGGAIFIPKEYKLLTDRFDHEDNDYFIIKIGTEYQKLVDVFEKIRRKTGVDTKGINEFTLEEFIQITKLHKEEAVLAMKREYTLPFVVHGGVEEVKAIKDEIALSGLNFTEGAKFMYLMGSNDKGKAVRILVDIFKRNYREGKITTVGIGDSLNDLPMLEAVEKPFLVKKISNDYDGRIRVKNLVLADGIGPVGWNKAVLRLFKKKG from the coding sequence ATGGAAGACAAGATAATAATATTCACTGATTTAGATGGTACTTTGATTGACCATCATACCTATTCTCATCATGATGCAGAAGAGGCACTGGCAGAGGTAAAAAAGCAGAAGGCCTCTCTTGTCTTATGTTCAAGTAAAACCAAAGAAGAAATAGAGGTCTATAGAAAAAGGCTTTCAAACAGCGAACCCTTCGTTGTCGAAAATGGAGGGGCTATCTTCATTCCGAAAGAGTATAAGCTTTTAACGGATAGATTTGATCATGAAGATAATGACTATTTCATAATAAAAATAGGCACTGAATATCAAAAACTGGTAGATGTCTTTGAGAAGATAAGAAGAAAAACCGGAGTTGATACAAAGGGCATTAACGAGTTCACCTTAGAGGAGTTTATTCAGATAACTAAGTTGCATAAGGAAGAAGCAGTGCTTGCCATGAAACGAGAATACACGCTGCCTTTTGTTGTACATGGTGGAGTGGAAGAGGTAAAAGCCATAAAAGACGAAATAGCATTATCTGGTCTCAATTTTACTGAGGGTGCCAAGTTTATGTACCTTATGGGTTCGAACGATAAGGGTAAGGCGGTACGGATTTTGGTAGACATCTTTAAAAGAAACTATCGAGAGGGAAAAATAACTACCGTAGGTATTGGTGATAGTTTAAACGATCTTCCAATGTTGGAGGCGGTAGAAAAACCATTTCTGGTAAAAAAAATATCAAACGATTACGATGGGCGCATAAGGGTTAAAAACCTCGTGCTTGCTGACGGGATTGGTCCTGTTGGTTGGAATAAGGCAGTCTTGCGGCTGTTTAAAAAAAAAGGTTGA
- a CDS encoding glycerate kinase, with protein sequence MKMDILTLRKHAEEIFRHVLCTLDPEQLVKKRLFMHDSTLSVGQKEYNLDEYEHIYVIGGGKACAPMAKAIEDILGDRLDGGIVIVKYGHGLLLRKIKIVEASHPLPDMNGMEGTTEILKLLSRTGEKDLILCLISGGGSALLVQPHAETTLEDIQTTSNELLACGAKIDEINAVRKHVSMIKGGQLAKAVFPSRLVTLMLSDVVGDPMDIIASGPTVPDESTFEDAYRVIQKYALENKIPDSVSDLLRRGRIGQVPENPKRGDVVFDNTQNEIIGSNKIALEAAKDKAADLGYNTIILSSLVQGESREVAKFFAAIAKEVGRTQSPIGKPACIIAGGETTVTIRGDGKGGRNQEYALSAALEIEGEQDIVILSGGTDGTDGPTDAAGAIVDVYTCCDARSKFNLSPEDYLQRNDSYNFFHQLGQLLITGPTLTNVMDLTISLII encoded by the coding sequence ATGAAAATGGATATCCTTACGCTGAGAAAACATGCAGAAGAAATTTTCAGGCATGTATTATGTACCCTGGATCCTGAGCAGTTGGTGAAGAAAAGGCTGTTTATGCATGATTCTACACTTTCGGTAGGGCAGAAGGAATACAACCTCGATGAGTATGAACATATCTATGTCATAGGAGGGGGGAAAGCGTGTGCACCAATGGCGAAAGCAATAGAAGATATTCTGGGAGACAGGCTCGATGGTGGAATCGTTATTGTGAAATATGGCCATGGTTTACTGCTCAGGAAGATCAAAATTGTTGAGGCTTCACATCCCCTTCCGGATATGAATGGGATGGAGGGAACCACTGAGATACTCAAACTGCTATCAAGAACCGGGGAGAAAGACCTGATACTCTGTCTTATTTCCGGTGGAGGTTCAGCCCTGCTTGTTCAGCCACATGCTGAAACAACTCTGGAAGACATACAAACCACGTCAAATGAACTGCTTGCCTGTGGAGCTAAGATTGACGAAATTAATGCGGTGAGAAAACATGTATCAATGATCAAGGGGGGGCAACTGGCAAAAGCTGTATTTCCTTCGAGGCTTGTTACATTGATGCTGTCAGATGTTGTGGGAGATCCAATGGATATTATTGCATCAGGTCCTACTGTGCCTGATGAAAGTACTTTTGAAGATGCTTACAGGGTAATTCAAAAATATGCATTAGAAAACAAGATACCGGATAGCGTCAGTGATCTCTTAAGGAGAGGAAGAATTGGACAAGTACCGGAAAATCCAAAACGGGGAGATGTGGTATTTGACAATACGCAAAATGAGATTATCGGATCTAACAAAATAGCCTTAGAAGCTGCGAAAGATAAAGCCGCTGATTTGGGATATAATACCATAATTCTCTCCTCTCTGGTACAGGGAGAAAGTAGAGAGGTAGCAAAATTTTTTGCTGCCATTGCTAAGGAAGTTGGCCGAACTCAGTCACCGATAGGAAAACCTGCATGCATCATTGCTGGCGGTGAAACAACGGTAACGATACGGGGAGATGGTAAAGGGGGGAGAAATCAGGAGTATGCTCTTTCCGCTGCCCTCGAGATTGAAGGTGAACAGGATATTGTGATTCTCAGTGGAGGGACCGATGGAACAGACGGCCCAACGGACGCTGCGGGTGCGATCGTTGATGTTTATACGTGTTGTGATGCGAGATCCAAATTCAACTTGAGCCCGGAAGACTATCTGCAGAGGAACGACTCATACAATTTTTTTCATCAGCTTGGGCAACTCCTCATTACGGGTCCCACTCTTACAAATGTGATGGATCTTACGATCTCCCTGATAATATGA